In Oryzias melastigma strain HK-1 linkage group LG16, ASM292280v2, whole genome shotgun sequence, a single genomic region encodes these proteins:
- the LOC112143538 gene encoding uncharacterized protein LOC112143538 isoform X1 — protein MKIVVFCLLLLPLAAEVENAPVRAQRQNVVNFLKGAFGSTTEKTTTAKLPAYRNPHHSQVEEQDSEEKFKDSDEILIHGGAAEQAVPWRRPEGQNLKLTDTSSRLIEDHDGQKQSGHQGQLQAREEQSDLSSEEKMTVEAHRERPPANTRNNRMRGRPAADQSQERLDLDSFENNRDTVAAGDNSRHANCDETGECFSAETHAASGPNRPPANPATS, from the exons ATGAAGAT CGTTGTCTTTTGTCTCCTGCTGCTTCCTCTTGCAGCCGAGGTGGAAAACGCTCCAGTCCGAG CTCAAAGACAAAATGTGGTCAACTTTTTAAAAG gGGCATTTGGCTCAACCACAGAGAAGACCACTACAGCAAAACTCCCTG CTTACAGAAACCCACACCACAGTCAAGTTGAAGAGCAGGATTCAGAAG AAAAATTCAAGGATAGCGATGAAATCCTGATTCATGGAGGTGCTGCAGAACAGGCGGTTCCATGGAGGAGACCAGAGGGACAAAACCTGAAACTAACGGACACCAGCAGCAGACTGATTGAAGACCACGACGGTCAGAAGCAAAGCGGACATCAAGGACAACTACAAGCAAGAGAAGAGCAGAGCGACCTCAGTAGTGAGGAGAAAATGACAGTGGAAGCTCACAGAGAGAGACCGCCAGCAAATACAAGAAATAACCGGATGCGTGGCAGACCGGCTGCAGACCAAAGTCAGGAGAGGCTAGACCTGGACAGCTTTGAGAACAATCGGGATACAGTGGCAGCTGGAGACAACAGTCGACATGCAAACTGTGATG aaACTGGAGAATGCTTCAGTGCTGAAACGCACGCTGCCTCTG GACCCAACCGCCCCCCAGCTAATCCAGCCACCAGCTAA
- the LOC112143538 gene encoding uncharacterized protein LOC112143538 isoform X2 — MKIVVFCLLLLPLAAEVENAPVRAYRNPHHSQVEEQDSEEKFKDSDEILIHGGAAEQAVPWRRPEGQNLKLTDTSSRLIEDHDGQKQSGHQGQLQAREEQSDLSSEEKMTVEAHRERPPANTRNNRMRGRPAADQSQERLDLDSFENNRDTVAAGDNSRHANCDETGECFSAETHAASGPNRPPANPATS; from the exons ATGAAGAT CGTTGTCTTTTGTCTCCTGCTGCTTCCTCTTGCAGCCGAGGTGGAAAACGCTCCAGTCCGAG CTTACAGAAACCCACACCACAGTCAAGTTGAAGAGCAGGATTCAGAAG AAAAATTCAAGGATAGCGATGAAATCCTGATTCATGGAGGTGCTGCAGAACAGGCGGTTCCATGGAGGAGACCAGAGGGACAAAACCTGAAACTAACGGACACCAGCAGCAGACTGATTGAAGACCACGACGGTCAGAAGCAAAGCGGACATCAAGGACAACTACAAGCAAGAGAAGAGCAGAGCGACCTCAGTAGTGAGGAGAAAATGACAGTGGAAGCTCACAGAGAGAGACCGCCAGCAAATACAAGAAATAACCGGATGCGTGGCAGACCGGCTGCAGACCAAAGTCAGGAGAGGCTAGACCTGGACAGCTTTGAGAACAATCGGGATACAGTGGCAGCTGGAGACAACAGTCGACATGCAAACTGTGATG aaACTGGAGAATGCTTCAGTGCTGAAACGCACGCTGCCTCTG GACCCAACCGCCCCCCAGCTAATCCAGCCACCAGCTAA